In one Neobacillus sp. WH10 genomic region, the following are encoded:
- a CDS encoding amino acid ABC transporter ATP-binding protein, which yields MIRFDSVNKYYGDFHVLKNINLEINKGEVVVVIGPSGSGKSTMLRCINHLETISDGELTVNGLKVNDKKTNINQLRRNIGMVFQHFHLYPHKTVLENITTAPLMVLKQSKEEAEKVARYYLEKVGIPDKANAYPSQLSGGQQQRVAIARGLAMKPEIMLFDEPTSALDPEMIGEVLDVMKTLAKEGMTMVVVTHEMGFAKEVADRIIFMDHGQILEQGNPADFYANPKEERARLFLSRILNH from the coding sequence ATGATTCGATTTGATTCTGTAAACAAGTATTATGGAGACTTTCATGTTCTCAAAAATATTAATCTAGAAATTAATAAAGGTGAAGTAGTCGTTGTCATAGGTCCTTCTGGATCGGGGAAAAGTACGATGCTTCGCTGTATTAATCATCTGGAAACGATCTCTGATGGGGAATTAACTGTTAACGGGTTGAAGGTAAATGACAAAAAAACAAATATCAATCAGTTAAGACGAAATATCGGGATGGTATTTCAGCATTTTCACTTATATCCGCATAAAACCGTTCTTGAAAATATTACAACTGCACCCTTGATGGTATTAAAACAATCAAAAGAGGAAGCTGAGAAAGTAGCAAGATATTATCTAGAAAAAGTAGGTATACCCGATAAGGCAAACGCATATCCATCTCAATTATCAGGGGGCCAGCAGCAAAGGGTTGCGATTGCAAGAGGACTTGCAATGAAGCCTGAAATTATGCTGTTTGATGAGCCTACTTCTGCTCTGGATCCTGAAATGATTGGTGAAGTGCTAGATGTTATGAAAACGCTAGCAAAAGAGGGGATGACGATGGTCGTCGTTACCCATGAAATGGGATTTGCAAAAGAGGTTGCTGATCGCATTATTTTTATGGATCACGGGCAAATACTTGAACAGGGAAATCCGGCTGATTTTTACGCGAATCCAAAGGAAGAAAGAGCGCGCCTATTTCTCAGCCGTATATTAAATCATTAA
- a CDS encoding YvrJ family protein produces MEQLIPIISQVGFPIVVTLYLLYRIESKLDLVVQSIQTLPDRMKERM; encoded by the coding sequence GTGGAACAGCTCATTCCCATCATAAGCCAGGTAGGATTTCCGATCGTTGTGACCCTTTATCTGCTTTATCGAATTGAATCAAAGCTTGATTTAGTGGTCCAGTCTATTCAGACCCTGCCTGACCGGATGAAAGAGCGGATGTAA
- a CDS encoding DUF2922 domain-containing protein gives MAKTLELQFGTEFGKTARISVDNPKEPIDEEVVKLSMAQIIASDVFTTSSGRLAVPKGVRVIERNVTDYELA, from the coding sequence ATGGCAAAGACATTGGAATTACAATTTGGAACTGAATTTGGGAAGACTGCACGTATTTCTGTTGATAATCCGAAAGAACCGATTGATGAAGAGGTCGTAAAACTATCGATGGCACAGATTATTGCATCTGACGTTTTCACAACATCTAGCGGTAGATTGGCAGTACCAAAAGGGGTACGAGTCATCGAACGCAATGTAACAGATTATGAACTTGCTTAA
- a CDS encoding transporter substrate-binding domain-containing protein, whose translation MFKSKTSKIAGILLLSASMLLSACGKGGEKETAGTAKNALEQIKAKDKIVIGVKFDTRLFGLKNPSTGEVEGFDIDISKELAKDLLGDAKKVEFKEVTSKTRIPMLNNGDIDAIVATMTISEERKKEVDFSDVYFDAGQSLLVKKGSPIKGLKDLKQGTKVLAVKGSTSAINIREKAPDATVLEFENYTEAFTALKSGQGDALTTDDSILYGMADQDSNYELVGGTFTEEPYGIAVKKGNKELVDAINSALKKMKDNGKYDEIHKKWIKSN comes from the coding sequence ATGTTTAAGAGTAAAACAAGTAAGATAGCCGGCATTCTATTATTATCGGCTTCCATGCTTCTTTCAGCATGCGGCAAAGGGGGAGAAAAAGAAACGGCAGGTACAGCAAAAAATGCTTTAGAACAAATTAAAGCGAAAGATAAAATTGTTATCGGTGTAAAATTTGATACAAGATTATTTGGACTTAAAAACCCATCTACCGGCGAAGTAGAAGGTTTTGATATTGATATTTCAAAAGAGTTGGCGAAAGACCTTCTTGGTGACGCGAAAAAGGTTGAGTTTAAAGAGGTTACATCCAAAACCCGTATCCCGATGTTAAACAATGGCGATATTGATGCGATCGTTGCAACGATGACGATTTCAGAGGAACGTAAAAAAGAGGTTGATTTCTCAGATGTCTACTTTGATGCAGGACAATCACTGCTTGTCAAAAAGGGAAGCCCGATCAAAGGACTTAAAGATTTGAAACAGGGTACGAAGGTTCTTGCAGTTAAAGGCTCAACATCCGCTATTAATATTCGTGAAAAAGCCCCAGACGCAACTGTATTAGAATTTGAAAACTATACGGAAGCCTTCACAGCGTTGAAATCCGGTCAGGGCGATGCCTTAACAACAGATGACTCTATTCTATACGGAATGGCTGACCAAGATTCAAACTATGAGTTGGTCGGTGGTACTTTTACGGAAGAGCCATACGGAATTGCTGTTAAAAAGGGAAATAAAGAATTAGTTGACGCGATTAATAGCGCTTTAAAGAAGATGAAAGATAACGGAAAGTACGATGAAATTCACAAAAAATGGATCAAATCGAACTAA
- a CDS encoding DUF1659 domain-containing protein has product MAQALLEGTKLRLVFEAGMDDKGNPILKSKTFSNVTKVATADQLSQAAQAIAVLCNDTLNKVERNDSSEILA; this is encoded by the coding sequence ATGGCACAAGCGTTATTAGAAGGTACGAAGCTTCGCCTGGTATTTGAAGCTGGCATGGATGACAAAGGAAATCCGATTCTTAAATCGAAAACGTTTAGCAACGTCACAAAGGTTGCGACTGCAGATCAATTATCGCAAGCAGCACAAGCAATCGCTGTTTTATGCAATGACACGCTAAACAAAGTGGAGCGCAATGACAGCTCCGAAATCCTGGCATAA
- a CDS encoding amino acid ABC transporter permease has product MDIAGALSVDHLKFLADGFKVTLYIAFVSIVLSFIIGIVLGTLRYAKIPFLSKVVALIVETIRNLPLLLIIFFTFFALPEVGIKPSITVAAISALTVFESAMLAEIVRSGLNSIDKGQIEAARSSGLTYMQTLRHIVMPQALRRMVPPIVSQFISLLKDTSLCVVIALPEFMHNAQILYAQNVNYIIPIFIVVAFMYFIVNYCLSLIARRLESRQA; this is encoded by the coding sequence ATGGATATTGCAGGAGCTCTCTCAGTCGATCATTTAAAATTCCTCGCTGATGGTTTTAAGGTGACGCTTTACATTGCCTTTGTCTCAATTGTACTAAGCTTTATTATTGGAATCGTGTTAGGGACCTTACGATATGCAAAAATTCCATTCCTATCGAAGGTCGTGGCATTGATTGTTGAAACGATTCGGAATCTGCCGCTGTTACTTATTATTTTCTTTACTTTTTTTGCCCTGCCTGAAGTAGGAATTAAGCCAAGCATCACGGTTGCGGCGATATCGGCATTGACTGTATTTGAATCAGCGATGCTGGCTGAGATTGTAAGAAGTGGCTTGAATTCCATTGATAAAGGACAAATTGAGGCAGCCCGTTCATCAGGGCTAACGTATATGCAGACATTAAGGCATATTGTTATGCCGCAAGCTTTGCGGAGAATGGTTCCTCCGATTGTCAGCCAATTTATCTCTTTATTGAAGGATACTTCACTGTGCGTAGTTATTGCGCTACCGGAATTCATGCACAATGCCCAAATCCTCTATGCTCAAAATGTCAATTACATTATTCCAATCTTTATTGTAGTTGCTTTCATGTACTTTATTGTTAACTATTGCTTGTCATTAATCGCTCGCAGACTTGAAAGCAGGCAGGCATAA
- a CDS encoding amino acid ABC transporter permease — translation MLDFSILINNLDTYLEGFKNTVLASIIALIGSFIIGVIVAVMRIAPIKPLNWIGSAYVEFIRNIPLLIIAFFFYIGLPAIGVTLSGFVAGTIALAIYTASFIAEAIRAGIQSVPKGQMEAARSSGLTYLQAMRIIILPQAIKIVIPPIGNQFINLVKNSAILGMIAGLDLMYFGDLVSSQTFVTFDVYIFVGMFYLVLTIPLSLGVGYLEKRLARSH, via the coding sequence ATGCTTGATTTTTCGATACTGATAAATAACTTGGATACATATTTAGAAGGATTTAAGAACACAGTGCTGGCAAGTATCATTGCCCTGATAGGGAGCTTTATTATTGGTGTGATTGTAGCAGTTATGAGAATCGCACCAATTAAACCTTTAAATTGGATTGGCAGCGCATATGTTGAGTTTATCAGAAATATTCCTCTTCTAATAATAGCTTTCTTCTTTTATATCGGTCTTCCTGCAATCGGTGTTACGCTATCCGGATTTGTGGCGGGTACGATTGCCCTTGCCATTTATACGGCCTCATTTATTGCGGAAGCGATTCGAGCTGGAATACAATCTGTACCGAAAGGACAAATGGAAGCAGCAAGATCATCAGGTCTAACCTATTTGCAGGCGATGCGGATAATTATTTTGCCACAAGCGATAAAAATAGTTATTCCTCCAATTGGCAACCAGTTTATTAATCTTGTAAAAAACTCCGCTATTTTGGGAATGATTGCTGGGTTAGATTTAATGTACTTCGGTGATCTTGTATCCTCCCAAACATTCGTTACATTTGATGTATATATTTTTGTAGGGATGTTTTATCTTGTGTTAACAATACCATTAAGTCTGGGCGTAGGTTATCTGGAAAAACGCTTGGCTAGAAGCCATTAA